From a single Saccharomyces kudriavzevii IFO 1802 strain IFO1802 genome assembly, chromosome: 15 genomic region:
- the MPD1 gene encoding protein disulfide isomerase MPD1 (similar to Saccharomyces cerevisiae MPD1 (YOR288C); ancestral locus Anc_8.750) — translation MLFLHIIKFLLGLFIVNSVKAQNFYDSDPHVIELTPKSFDKAIHNTNYTSLVEFYAPWCGHCKQLSNTFRKAAKKLDGVVQVAAVNCDLSKNKALCAKYGVEGFPTLMVFRPPKLDLSKPTADAKNSIKIHANEVYSGARSLAPIVDFALSRVRSYVKKFVRIDSLSSLLEKSPRLSVVLFSKQDKISPVYKSIALDWLGKFQFYSISNKKLKKLTDTRSSDKKIPKILRYVQEIIPEQVQSDKSKLVVFDASKDEFWEYSGSAVNKEGVSKFIRDTFGISPSEGPFSRRSEYVGFLKTGKKPSGRKHSSPRKNVVKHDEL, via the coding sequence ATGCTATTTCTTCATATAATCAAATTCCTTTTAGGTCTTTTTATTGTTAATTCGGTGAAGGCGCAAAACTTTTACGATTCCGATCCACACGTAATAGAACTAACACCAAAAAGCTTCGACAAAGCGATCCATAACACAAATTATACATCTCTGGTGGAATTCTACGCTCCATGGTGTGGTCACTGTAAGCAACTGTCAAACACATTCCGCAaagcagcaaaaaaattggatgGTGTGGTGCAAGTTGCAGCTGTAAACTGTGACCTGAGCAAAAACAAGGCTTTGTGCGCTAAATACGGCGTGGAAGGGTTCCCTACATTGATGGTTTTTAGACCTCCGAAACTAGACCTTTCGAAGCCAACGGCAGACGCTAAAAACAGCATCAAAATTCATGCTAATGAAGTATACTCGGGCGCAAGGTCACTCGCACCTATTGTCGATTTTGCCCTTTCAAGAGTAAGGTCATACGTTAAAAAGTTTGTCCGTATAGATTCACTTAGCTCTCTGCTGGAGAAATCTCCCAGACTTTCGGTAGTCTTATTCTCTAAACAAGACAAAATTTCACCGGTTTATAAGAGTATTGCCCTTGATTGGTTGGGTaagtttcaattttactCCATATCAAACAAGAAACTCAAGAAACTAACTGATACGCGTTCATCAGACAAAAAAATCCCGAAGATTCTTAGATATGTGCAAGAGATAATCCCTGAACAGGTACAAAGCGACAAGAGTAAACTTGTTGTTTTCGATGCATCGAAAGATGAATTTTGGGAGTACAGTGGAAGCGCAGTCAATAAGGAAGGTGTTTCGAAATTTATCCGAGATACTTTCGGTATTTCGCCCAGTGAAGGTCCTTTTAGTAGACGCTCTGAATACGTTGGTTTTTTAAAAACTGGTAAGAAGCCAAGTGGGAGGAAACATTCCtcgccaagaaaaaatgtcgTAAAGCATGACGAGCTATAA